A genomic stretch from Caminicella sporogenes DSM 14501 includes:
- a CDS encoding transposase, giving the protein MPKKQLTEEFRVKVVKEALETGEQGIVARRHDIHPVTLSRWINNYKKYGKTTVSKQTSKTTNKDVESQILEKENEQL; this is encoded by the coding sequence CCAAAAAAACAACTCACTGAAGAATTTAGAGTTAAAGTAGTTAAAGAAGCCTTAGAAACTGGTGAACAAGGTATAGTAGCAAGACGTCATGATATTCATCCGGTTACCTTATCAAGATGGATAAATAACTATAAAAAATATGGAAAAACAACAGTTTCTAAACAAACTTCCAAAACTACTAATAAAGATGTTGAGTCTCAGATACTAGAAAAAGAAAATGAACAACTAAA